A genome region from Microcella alkaliphila includes the following:
- a CDS encoding IS701 family transposase, with the protein MRVDEIERVRVELDEFVGEVFASLARKDQRSKGGLYLQGLMLEGRRKSMQPMGDRLGIDYQQLQQFVSSSPWPVEPVRRRLARKAASLLSPEAWVVDDTGFVKDGPASPGVARQYSGTLGKVGNVQIGVTVHAVTDAASCPLDWRLFLPESWDDTCSDTNEHADLVVARRVKAQIPDAVRHRPKWELALEMIDELRSWGLLPPLICADAGYGEIGYFRTALTDRGIPYVVQVKSDTSMHPEAAVFEMPPYRGRGRPPVQASYRSDPIRAKSLIAALGDDAFEQVSWRQGSRGMMTSRFTATRVRPANRNLPREPDGSLPECWLLAEWPDDADEPTDYWLSTLPAHTPIAELVRLGKIRWRIEHDYRELKHGLGLDHFEGRTWPGWHHHVTLVSAAHLFITIQRLSADPKARGAA; encoded by the coding sequence GTGCGGGTGGATGAGATCGAGCGGGTGCGGGTCGAGTTGGACGAGTTCGTCGGTGAGGTGTTCGCGTCGCTGGCTCGGAAGGATCAGCGGTCCAAGGGTGGCCTGTATCTGCAGGGCCTGATGCTGGAGGGCAGGCGGAAGTCGATGCAGCCGATGGGCGACCGGCTCGGCATCGATTATCAGCAGCTGCAGCAGTTCGTGTCCTCCTCGCCGTGGCCTGTCGAGCCGGTGCGTCGTCGGCTCGCCCGTAAGGCGGCGTCGCTGTTGTCGCCGGAGGCGTGGGTTGTCGATGACACCGGGTTCGTCAAGGACGGCCCAGCCTCACCTGGGGTGGCGCGGCAGTACTCGGGCACGCTCGGAAAGGTCGGGAACGTGCAGATCGGTGTCACCGTGCACGCGGTCACCGATGCGGCGTCTTGCCCGTTGGACTGGCGGCTGTTCCTTCCCGAATCGTGGGACGACACCTGCTCGGACACCAACGAGCACGCCGACCTCGTCGTCGCGCGGCGGGTGAAGGCGCAGATCCCCGACGCGGTGCGGCATCGACCGAAGTGGGAGCTCGCGCTGGAGATGATCGACGAGCTTCGCAGCTGGGGGCTGCTGCCGCCGCTGATCTGCGCCGACGCCGGATACGGCGAGATCGGCTACTTCCGCACCGCGCTCACCGACCGCGGAATCCCTTACGTGGTGCAGGTGAAGTCGGACACCAGCATGCACCCCGAAGCCGCGGTGTTCGAGATGCCGCCCTACCGCGGACGCGGGCGGCCACCCGTGCAGGCCAGCTACCGCAGTGACCCGATCCGCGCGAAGAGCCTCATCGCAGCCCTCGGCGACGACGCGTTCGAGCAGGTGTCGTGGCGGCAAGGATCACGCGGCATGATGACCAGCCGGTTCACCGCCACGCGGGTGCGCCCCGCGAACCGGAACCTGCCCCGCGAGCCCGACGGATCGCTACCCGAGTGCTGGCTACTCGCCGAATGGCCGGACGACGCGGACGAGCCCACCGACTACTGGCTGTCCACCCTCCCCGCCCACACGCCGATCGCGGAGCTGGTTCGGCTCGGGAAGATCCGCTGGCGCATCGAGCACGACTACCGCGAACTCAAGCACGGCCTGGGCCTGGACCACTTCGAAGGACGCACCTGGCCCGGGTGGCACCACCACGTCACGCTCGTGAGCGCCGCGCACCTGTTCATCACGATCCAGCGCCTGAGCGCGGACCCAAAAGCCCGCGGGGCAGCCTGA
- the pta gene encoding phosphate acetyltransferase, whose amino-acid sequence MARNLYITSAEGNSGKSTVALGVLDALSSRVQRVGVFRPIARTTAHGAATNAGNSGDRASNAPNHAADRDYVLETLLAHDGVDLTYDECIGVSYDEVHADPEQALATIVERYRAVERQCDAVVIVGSDYTDVSTPTEFTVNARIAANLGAPVVLVIGGRASGAAGGRGLAESGPRTPDEVRRAAEAAVAELAHEHATLLALVANRADADRLDDICAELATLAPDAVVGAIPEDRYLIAPTVAAVMASCDGELERGEEALLQREVLGAVVAGMSMENVLPRLTEGAVVLVPGDRSEVLLAVLMAHASETFPSIAAIILYGGFETPDSVQSLIDGLDPTLPIIRTPYGTYDTVLRITESRGRLAADSQRKYDTALALFEKHFDAETLLDRADVSRSDVVTPLMFEYDLLERARSERKRIVLPEGSDDRVLRAAATLLKRSVCDITILGDEVDVRARAAELGLDLEAAEILSPFDTELREQFAVEYARLRAHKGVTVEFARDVVTDVSYFGTMMVHMGLADGMVSGAAHTTAHTIRPSFEIIKTDPGVSVVSSVFLMCLADRVLVYGDCAVVPDPTAEQLADIAISSAATAQQFAIEPRVAMLSYSTGESGSGDDVEKVRAATAFVRERQPELLVEGPIQYDAAAEPSVAATKMPDSPVAGRATVFVFPDLNTGNNTYKAVQRSAGAVAIGPVLQGLRKPVNDLSRGALVQDIVNTVAITAIQAQRTPPPATTAIPVISRDDAAAAAESGVTSAAADGGEA is encoded by the coding sequence ATGGCACGCAACCTGTACATCACGTCCGCCGAGGGCAACTCGGGTAAGTCGACCGTGGCGCTCGGCGTGCTTGATGCGCTCTCGAGCCGCGTGCAGCGCGTGGGGGTGTTTCGGCCAATCGCCCGCACGACCGCGCACGGTGCGGCCACCAACGCCGGCAACTCCGGCGACCGCGCCAGCAACGCCCCCAACCACGCCGCCGACCGCGACTACGTGCTCGAGACCCTGCTCGCCCACGACGGCGTCGACCTCACCTACGACGAGTGCATCGGCGTCAGCTACGACGAGGTGCACGCCGACCCCGAGCAGGCGCTCGCGACGATCGTCGAGCGGTACCGGGCGGTCGAACGGCAGTGCGACGCCGTGGTGATCGTCGGCTCCGACTACACCGACGTCTCGACTCCGACCGAGTTCACCGTCAACGCCCGCATCGCCGCGAACCTGGGCGCCCCGGTCGTCTTGGTGATCGGCGGCCGGGCGTCGGGCGCGGCGGGCGGCCGCGGCCTCGCCGAGTCGGGCCCGCGCACCCCCGACGAGGTGCGCCGCGCGGCCGAGGCGGCCGTCGCCGAGCTCGCCCACGAGCACGCGACCCTGCTGGCGCTGGTGGCAAACAGGGCAGACGCCGACCGGCTCGACGACATCTGCGCCGAGCTGGCCACGCTCGCCCCCGACGCGGTGGTGGGCGCGATTCCCGAAGACCGCTACCTGATCGCCCCGACGGTGGCCGCCGTCATGGCCTCCTGCGACGGCGAACTCGAGCGCGGCGAGGAGGCTCTCCTCCAACGCGAGGTGTTGGGCGCCGTCGTCGCCGGCATGAGCATGGAGAACGTGCTGCCCCGCCTCACCGAGGGCGCCGTGGTGCTCGTTCCGGGCGACCGCAGTGAGGTGCTGCTGGCGGTGCTGATGGCGCACGCGAGTGAGACGTTCCCGAGTATCGCCGCGATCATCCTGTACGGCGGTTTTGAGACGCCCGACAGCGTGCAGTCGCTGATCGACGGGCTCGACCCGACGCTGCCGATCATCCGCACGCCGTACGGCACGTACGACACGGTGCTGCGCATCACCGAGAGCCGCGGGCGCCTGGCCGCCGACTCGCAGCGCAAGTACGACACGGCGCTCGCGCTGTTCGAGAAGCACTTCGACGCCGAGACGCTGCTCGACCGGGCCGACGTGAGCCGCAGCGACGTGGTGACTCCGCTGATGTTCGAGTACGACCTGCTCGAGCGGGCCCGCAGCGAGCGCAAGCGCATCGTCTTGCCCGAGGGCAGCGACGACCGCGTGCTGCGCGCGGCCGCCACGCTGCTGAAGCGGTCGGTGTGCGACATCACGATTCTGGGCGACGAGGTGGATGTTCGTGCGCGCGCCGCCGAGCTCGGCCTCGATCTCGAGGCGGCCGAGATTCTGAGCCCGTTCGACACGGAGCTGCGCGAACAGTTCGCGGTGGAGTACGCGCGGCTGCGCGCCCACAAGGGTGTGACGGTCGAGTTCGCCCGCGACGTGGTGACCGACGTCAGCTACTTCGGCACGATGATGGTGCACATGGGGCTCGCCGACGGCATGGTGAGCGGGGCCGCGCACACGACGGCGCACACGATTCGCCCGAGCTTCGAGATCATCAAGACCGACCCGGGCGTCAGCGTCGTGTCGAGCGTGTTCCTGATGTGCCTGGCCGACCGCGTGCTCGTCTACGGCGACTGCGCGGTGGTGCCCGACCCGACGGCCGAGCAGCTGGCCGACATTGCAATATCGTCGGCGGCGACGGCGCAGCAGTTCGCGATCGAGCCGCGCGTGGCGATGCTGTCATATTCGACGGGGGAGTCGGGCTCGGGCGATGACGTTGAGAAGGTGCGGGCCGCGACGGCGTTCGTGCGTGAGCGTCAGCCCGAGCTGCTCGTCGAGGGACCGATTCAGTACGACGCGGCGGCCGAGCCGAGCGTCGCCGCGACGAAGATGCCCGATTCGCCGGTCGCCGGGCGCGCGACGGTGTTCGTCTTCCCCGACCTGAACACCGGCAACAACACGTACAAGGCGGTGCAGCGCTCGGCGGGCGCTGTGGCGATCGGGCCGGTGCTGCAGGGCCTGCGCAAGCCGGTCAACGACCTGTCGCGCGGGGCGCTCGTGCAAGACATCGTGAACACGGTCGCGATCACGGCGATTCAGGCGCAGCGCACGCCGCCGCCGGCGACGACGGCGATTCCGGTGATTTCGCGCGACGACGCGGCCGCGGCGGCCGAGTCGGGTGTGACGAGCGCGGCGGCTGACGGGGGCGAGGCCTGA
- a CDS encoding NAD(P)H-binding protein: protein MKIAIAGGHGKIARQLSRLLSAGGHEPWALIRNADHTADVENDGARAVIVDLERDGDDAVAEAITGADAVVFAAGAGEGSGAERKLTLDRDGAILLADAAVQAGVRRYVMVSARRADTFDPDSDDVFQVYLRAKSEADAAVRAHDDLDWTIMRPGGLTNDEGTGRVQVGDDVSGTIPRADVAAVLYALLVTGRGVGAQFELVSGDTPIAEAVAGL from the coding sequence ATGAAAATTGCCATCGCCGGAGGACACGGAAAAATCGCGCGGCAGCTGTCGCGCCTGCTGAGCGCGGGCGGCCACGAGCCGTGGGCGCTCATACGCAACGCCGACCACACCGCCGACGTCGAAAACGACGGGGCGCGCGCCGTCATCGTCGACCTCGAGCGCGACGGGGATGACGCGGTCGCCGAAGCGATCACCGGGGCCGACGCCGTCGTGTTCGCCGCCGGGGCCGGAGAGGGCAGCGGCGCCGAGCGCAAGCTCACCCTCGACCGCGACGGGGCGATCCTGCTCGCCGACGCGGCCGTGCAGGCGGGCGTGCGCCGCTACGTGATGGTGTCAGCGCGGCGTGCCGACACGTTCGACCCCGACTCGGACGACGTGTTTCAGGTGTACCTGCGGGCCAAGAGCGAAGCCGACGCCGCCGTGCGTGCCCACGACGACCTCGACTGGACGATCATGCGCCCGGGCGGGCTCACCAACGACGAGGGCACCGGGCGGGTGCAGGTCGGCGACGACGTGTCCGGAACGATCCCGCGGGCCGACGTCGCTGCGGTGCTGTATGCGCTGCTCGTGACCGGCCGCGGCGTGGGTGCGCAGTTCGAACTGGTGAGCGGCGACACTCCGATTGCGGAGGCCGTCGCGGGGTTGTAG
- a CDS encoding ATP-binding cassette domain-containing protein, with amino-acid sequence MDQLGIRVSSVSQVAGNLSGGNQQKVSVAKWLAADTEIIIIDEPTVGIDVRTKAALHNLIMDLADEGMSVILISSDLVEMIQIADRVMVMRDYQFVGELENSKSYHDMSTQVMDAIQKGASAVA; translated from the coding sequence ATCGATCAGTTGGGAATCCGCGTTTCGTCGGTGAGCCAGGTGGCTGGCAACCTGTCGGGCGGAAACCAGCAGAAGGTCAGCGTCGCGAAGTGGTTGGCGGCGGACACCGAGATCATCATCATCGATGAGCCCACGGTCGGCATCGACGTGCGCACGAAGGCAGCCCTGCACAACCTGATCATGGATCTCGCCGACGAGGGCATGTCGGTGATCCTGATCTCGAGCGACCTGGTCGAAATGATTCAGATCGCCGACCGAGTCATGGTCATGCGCGACTACCAATTCGTGGGTGAGCTCGAGAACTCGAAGAGCTACCACGACATGTCCACCCAGGTGATGGACGCCATTCAGAAGGGCGCCAGCGCGGTTGCGTAG
- a CDS encoding histone-like nucleoid-structuring protein Lsr2: MAHKIVLVDDLDGTELGDNAVTTRFSLNGAHYEIDLNESNQQKLADALAPFVAAGRRASAGGASGRAAAPKRRGAAAKSNTSAIREWANANGHPVGDRGRIPAHIVEAYEAATGK; encoded by the coding sequence ATGGCACACAAGATTGTTCTCGTCGACGACCTCGACGGTACCGAACTCGGCGATAACGCCGTCACCACGCGCTTTTCTTTGAATGGCGCTCACTACGAAATCGATTTGAATGAGTCGAACCAGCAGAAGCTCGCCGACGCGCTCGCTCCGTTCGTCGCTGCCGGTCGGCGCGCCAGCGCTGGCGGGGCATCGGGGCGGGCAGCCGCTCCGAAAAGGCGAGGCGCAGCCGCCAAGTCAAACACCTCCGCAATTCGCGAATGGGCGAACGCCAACGGCCACCCCGTCGGAGACCGCGGCCGAATTCCTGCGCATATTGTCGAAGCGTACGAAGCGGCCACCGGAAAGTAG
- a CDS encoding AI-2E family transporter → MSETENARPKWMTGILTSGPFRFGFVTTLGVLLALLLGAAIVSLSYAIMLIFLAIFISLGLYPVVTRLQNRGVSKTGAILIVLAGFIGIVVAMVLLITPIVIEQATELITTVPQYLTDIENQAWFVNLDTDFGGALTTLLALVTDAVADPNTWLVVGGGALAIGASIVNGVFGIIFVVVMTLYFVASLDQMKGALYELVPASQRRGFRELAEEIFDSIGKYLIGQIVLAALNATFSFILLTILGVRYAVVLAFLALFITLIPIIGPVISTTIMTVVTLFESPVTALIVAVVMIVYMQVESYVLTPRIIGKAISIPSALVLIAAFIGATLLGLLGALVAAPLVASILLILKKVIVPRQNLQ, encoded by the coding sequence GTGAGCGAAACTGAGAACGCCCGGCCGAAATGGATGACCGGAATCCTCACGAGCGGGCCGTTCCGCTTCGGGTTTGTCACCACCCTCGGCGTGCTGCTCGCGCTGCTGCTCGGCGCGGCAATCGTGTCGCTCAGCTACGCCATCATGCTGATCTTCTTGGCGATCTTCATCAGCCTCGGCCTGTACCCGGTGGTGACCCGGCTGCAGAACCGTGGGGTGTCGAAGACGGGCGCGATCCTCATCGTGCTGGCCGGGTTCATCGGCATCGTCGTCGCCATGGTGCTGCTCATCACCCCCATCGTGATCGAGCAGGCCACCGAACTGATCACCACGGTGCCGCAGTACCTGACCGACATCGAGAACCAGGCGTGGTTCGTGAACCTCGACACCGACTTCGGCGGGGCGCTGACCACGCTGCTCGCCCTCGTGACCGACGCGGTCGCCGACCCGAACACGTGGCTCGTCGTCGGTGGAGGCGCGCTCGCCATCGGGGCGTCGATCGTCAACGGGGTGTTCGGCATCATCTTCGTCGTCGTCATGACCCTCTACTTCGTGGCCTCGCTCGACCAGATGAAGGGCGCCCTGTACGAACTAGTGCCGGCCTCGCAGCGCCGCGGCTTCCGCGAGTTAGCAGAGGAGATCTTCGACTCGATCGGCAAGTACCTCATCGGGCAGATCGTGCTCGCCGCCCTGAACGCGACGTTCTCGTTCATCCTCTTGACGATCCTCGGGGTGCGCTACGCGGTCGTTTTGGCGTTCCTCGCGCTGTTTATCACGCTCATCCCGATCATCGGGCCGGTGATCAGCACGACGATCATGACGGTGGTCACCCTGTTTGAGTCGCCCGTCACCGCGCTCATCGTCGCCGTCGTGATGATCGTCTACATGCAGGTCGAGTCATACGTGCTGACCCCGCGGATCATCGGCAAGGCGATCAGTATTCCGTCGGCGCTCGTCTTGATCGCCGCCTTCATTGGCGCCACGCTCTTGGGGCTGCTCGGCGCGCTCGTCGCGGCGCCACTCGTCGCGTCGATCCTCCTGATCCTCAAGAAGGTGATCGTGCCGCGGCAGAACCTGCAGTGA
- a CDS encoding acetate/propionate family kinase: protein MMRVFVVNSGSSSIKYQLIDTASGERVLAGTLERIGEEGGDAPDHTTGMRQVLDALGADARIAAVGHRVVHGGARFTAPTLIDAAVGRAIDELSALAPLHNPANLAGIRAAMTVLPDVPHVAIFDTAFHQSMPPEAFTYAIDRELAAEHGVRKYGFHGTSHQFVAGQAAAVLGRPLEELKLIVLHLGNGASVTAVDGGRSIDTSMGLTPLQGLVMGTRSGDLDPAVLVHLHRVAGLSVDEIDALLNKRSGLLGLTGRSDMRDVTDAAAAGDELAEAALAVWAYRIRHYIGAYLAHLGGLDAVVFTAGVGENNAALRARVMEGLEHLGLRVDRFLNGRAVRGARIISPALEGPKVLVVPTNEELAIARQAAELVAG, encoded by the coding sequence CTGATGCGTGTCTTCGTCGTCAATTCGGGGTCGAGCTCGATCAAGTACCAACTCATCGACACGGCATCGGGCGAGCGCGTGCTCGCCGGCACTCTCGAGCGCATCGGCGAGGAGGGCGGCGACGCCCCCGACCACACGACCGGCATGCGTCAGGTGCTGGATGCTCTCGGCGCGGATGCCCGCATCGCCGCCGTCGGTCACCGCGTCGTTCACGGCGGGGCCCGGTTTACGGCCCCGACGCTGATCGATGCCGCGGTCGGGCGGGCCATCGACGAGCTGAGCGCGCTGGCGCCGTTGCATAACCCGGCGAATCTGGCGGGCATCCGGGCGGCGATGACGGTGCTGCCTGACGTGCCGCACGTCGCGATCTTCGACACGGCCTTCCACCAGTCGATGCCGCCCGAGGCGTTCACGTACGCGATCGACCGCGAGCTCGCCGCCGAGCACGGGGTGCGCAAGTACGGCTTCCACGGCACGAGTCACCAGTTTGTGGCCGGGCAGGCCGCGGCGGTGCTGGGCCGCCCGCTGGAGGAGCTGAAGCTGATCGTCTTGCACCTCGGCAACGGCGCGAGTGTGACGGCGGTCGACGGCGGGCGTTCGATCGATACGTCGATGGGGCTGACCCCGTTGCAGGGCCTCGTGATGGGCACGCGGTCGGGTGACCTCGACCCGGCGGTGCTTGTACACCTGCACCGCGTGGCGGGCTTGAGCGTCGACGAGATCGACGCGCTGCTGAACAAGCGCAGCGGACTGTTGGGCTTGACCGGCCGCAGCGACATGCGCGACGTCACGGATGCGGCGGCCGCCGGCGACGAGCTCGCCGAGGCGGCGCTCGCCGTGTGGGCGTACCGCATCCGCCACTACATCGGCGCGTACCTGGCGCACCTCGGCGGCCTCGACGCGGTCGTGTTCACGGCCGGCGTCGGCGAGAACAACGCTGCCCTGCGCGCCCGCGTCATGGAGGGTCTCGAGCACCTCGGCCTGCGCGTCGACCGCTTCTTGAACGGCCGCGCGGTGCGAGGCGCCCGCATCATCTCGCCGGCGCTTGAGGGCCCGAAGGTACTCGTCGTGCCGACCAATGAAGAGTTGGCGATCGCCCGCCAGGCGGCCGAGCTCGTCGCGGGCTGA
- a CDS encoding sodium/glutamate symporter gives MSFDLSDAQWAGFSIVVLGIVLLLATVVRRYVPLFASLFIPTSVIAGFVILLIGPQILGVWTDTDGAIPGEVLAIWATLPGLLINVVFAAVMLGNKLPKPAQIWRASAPHVIFGSALSFGQFALGALAVALILTPFFGVTDLAGSIIEMSFAGGHGTIAGMGPLLAEAGASDLIDLGLGLATISMVTGIVFGSLLVRWAVRNPRIQLARTTPLTGKEVHDLNNAGVDPSERDAEPDNRGMGPVTVALMCIALAIAAAIGTMSLATLGANVPVLIVFTVIAVAWSVTALLFFGPRIHGRDWFEHAIADFGQSQGNVATGFVLADMVDPQRRTNAANAYGYKQLGYEPFLGGGLITAFSVPLIIAWGSLTFGLVSLGLAVGFLAWGVGRRRALDRASARASATDAARS, from the coding sequence ATGAGCTTTGATCTGAGCGACGCGCAGTGGGCCGGCTTCTCGATCGTGGTGCTCGGCATCGTGCTGTTGCTGGCGACCGTCGTCAGACGCTACGTTCCGCTGTTCGCGTCCCTGTTCATCCCGACGTCGGTGATCGCGGGGTTCGTGATCCTGCTGATCGGGCCGCAGATACTCGGGGTGTGGACGGACACTGACGGAGCGATCCCGGGCGAGGTGCTGGCGATTTGGGCAACGCTGCCCGGGCTCTTGATCAACGTCGTGTTCGCGGCGGTGATGCTCGGCAACAAGCTGCCGAAGCCCGCGCAGATCTGGAGAGCCTCGGCGCCGCACGTGATCTTCGGTAGCGCGCTGTCCTTCGGCCAGTTCGCGCTCGGGGCGCTTGCGGTCGCGCTCATCTTGACACCCTTCTTCGGCGTGACCGACCTCGCCGGATCAATCATCGAGATGTCGTTCGCGGGCGGCCACGGCACGATCGCGGGCATGGGTCCGCTGCTCGCAGAGGCTGGCGCGAGCGATCTCATTGACCTCGGCCTGGGGCTTGCGACCATCTCGATGGTGACGGGCATCGTCTTTGGCTCGCTGCTCGTGCGCTGGGCGGTGAGGAACCCGAGAATTCAGCTCGCCCGCACGACCCCGTTGACGGGTAAAGAGGTGCACGACCTGAACAACGCGGGCGTCGACCCGAGTGAGCGCGACGCAGAGCCCGACAACCGTGGCATGGGCCCGGTGACGGTCGCCCTCATGTGTATCGCGCTCGCCATCGCCGCCGCGATCGGCACCATGAGCCTCGCCACCCTCGGCGCGAACGTGCCGGTGCTGATCGTGTTCACGGTGATCGCCGTCGCCTGGAGCGTCACCGCCCTGCTGTTCTTCGGCCCTCGCATTCACGGCCGCGACTGGTTCGAGCACGCCATCGCCGACTTCGGGCAGTCGCAGGGCAACGTCGCGACGGGATTCGTGCTCGCCGACATGGTCGACCCCCAGCGCCGCACGAATGCTGCGAACGCCTACGGATACAAGCAGCTCGGCTACGAGCCGTTCCTCGGCGGCGGTCTCATCACGGCGTTCTCGGTGCCGCTCATCATCGCCTGGGGTTCGCTAACCTTCGGGCTCGTGTCGCTCGGTCTCGCCGTTGGGTTCCTCGCGTGGGGCGTGGGGCGGCGCCGGGCGCTCGACCGGGCGTCGGCACGCGCGAGTGCGACCGACGCGGCCCGCTCCTGA
- a CDS encoding MetQ/NlpA family ABC transporter substrate-binding protein, whose protein sequence is MSTPDAPQQSDLRATLDERSAGRRRFGFIAGGIAAAGLLAAGVVFAASALGGNTAGAEGAAAPEDTPSEPLTVRIATSQDSDFQTAIAEVAREKGLIVEWVNLSDWVLPNTELAAGSVDANAFQHILYLSNFNVQNDESLTPVFSTVITQWGIFSATLDSLDELEAGARIAIPDDPSNGGRALFILEAAGLLEIADDSGEFPTLDDVTSNPLNLELVAIQATTIPQQFDDPSLSAVVVGTAYFDPSQNITSDDALYLDNSLDEANLPYINVIATRDENKDDPAWEILREAYADPRVAEALQIESAGATTLVQVPTDTLRSKLADLEELARANL, encoded by the coding sequence ATGTCCACCCCAGACGCACCACAGCAGAGCGACCTCAGAGCGACGCTCGACGAGCGCTCAGCCGGCCGTCGCCGATTCGGCTTCATTGCCGGCGGGATTGCCGCTGCCGGCCTTCTCGCCGCGGGAGTCGTGTTCGCGGCCTCAGCACTCGGCGGAAACACTGCCGGCGCCGAGGGCGCCGCAGCACCGGAAGACACCCCGAGCGAGCCCCTAACCGTCCGCATCGCCACGAGCCAGGACTCCGACTTCCAGACAGCAATCGCCGAGGTCGCCCGCGAGAAGGGCCTGATCGTCGAGTGGGTGAACCTCTCGGACTGGGTGCTGCCGAACACTGAGCTCGCCGCCGGTTCCGTCGACGCCAACGCCTTTCAGCACATCCTGTACCTCAGCAACTTCAACGTGCAGAACGATGAAAGCCTCACGCCGGTCTTCTCGACCGTCATCACGCAGTGGGGAATCTTCTCGGCCACGCTCGACAGCCTTGACGAGTTGGAGGCCGGTGCACGCATCGCGATTCCCGACGACCCGTCGAACGGTGGTCGCGCCCTGTTCATCCTCGAGGCCGCCGGCCTTCTCGAGATCGCCGATGACTCGGGAGAGTTCCCGACGCTCGACGACGTCACCAGCAACCCGCTGAACCTCGAACTCGTGGCCATTCAGGCGACGACGATCCCGCAGCAGTTTGACGACCCGAGCCTGTCGGCCGTCGTTGTCGGAACCGCGTACTTCGACCCGTCGCAGAACATCACGAGTGACGACGCGCTCTACCTCGACAACTCGCTCGACGAGGCGAACCTGCCCTACATCAACGTGATCGCCACGCGTGACGAGAACAAGGATGATCCGGCATGGGAGATCCTCCGCGAGGCCTATGCCGACCCGCGTGTCGCCGAGGCGCTGCAGATCGAGAGTGCCGGGGCGACGACGCTCGTCCAGGTGCCCACCGACACCCTGCGCTCGAAGCTCGCCGACCTCGAAGAACTCGCCCGCGCGAACCTCTAG
- a CDS encoding SDR family oxidoreductase, whose translation MTVVVTGAGSGIGLSVATRLVAEGAHVFGLDLAEGGLSGLAPYIHCDVSQEDSVASAVAEVTRQTDHVDVLVNNAGIGAVGTVVDATTEEWEKVFSVNVFGTARVTRLLHPLLAASSRASIVNVCSVASTTGLPRRAVYTASKGALESFTRACAADLIADGIRVNGVNPGTADTPWVQRLLGQTAEPEAERTRLEARQPIGRLVSADEVAHAILYLADPRSSSTTGTILAVDGGMASLRLPS comes from the coding sequence GTGACCGTCGTCGTCACGGGTGCGGGTTCCGGCATCGGGCTCAGCGTGGCCACACGACTCGTCGCTGAGGGAGCTCACGTCTTCGGGCTCGACCTCGCCGAGGGCGGCCTCAGCGGGCTCGCCCCATACATTCACTGCGATGTGTCGCAAGAAGATTCCGTCGCCAGCGCCGTTGCCGAGGTGACTCGGCAGACCGACCACGTCGACGTTCTCGTCAACAATGCGGGCATCGGCGCCGTCGGCACGGTCGTCGACGCAACGACCGAGGAGTGGGAGAAGGTCTTCTCGGTGAACGTGTTCGGCACGGCGCGCGTGACCCGCCTGCTGCATCCCCTGCTCGCGGCAAGCTCGCGCGCCAGCATCGTCAATGTCTGCTCGGTCGCCTCAACAACCGGTCTTCCTCGACGCGCTGTCTACACGGCCTCGAAGGGTGCACTCGAGTCGTTCACGCGGGCGTGCGCGGCAGACCTCATCGCCGACGGCATCAGGGTCAACGGCGTCAACCCCGGCACCGCTGACACACCGTGGGTGCAGCGACTTCTTGGCCAGACTGCTGAGCCCGAGGCCGAGCGCACACGCCTCGAAGCCCGCCAGCCGATCGGCCGGCTGGTAAGTGCCGACGAGGTCGCCCACGCGATCCTCTACCTGGCAGACCCGCGGTCGTCGTCGACCACGGGAACGATCCTCGCCGTCGATGGCGGCATGGCGAGCCTGCGACTGCCCAGCTGA